A window of Pseudomonas putida genomic DNA:
TACAAGGGTGAACCGACTCGCCTGGTGATCGGTGACCACAATGTGATCCGCGAAGGGGTGACCATCCACCGCGGCACCGTTCAGGACCGCGCGGAAACCACCGTGGGCGATCACAACCTGATCATGGCCTATGCCCACATCGGCCACGACAGCGTCATCGGCAACCACTGCATCCTGGTCAACAACACGGCCCTGGCCGGCCATGTGCATGTGGGCGACTGGGCGATCCTGTCCGGCTACACCCTGGTGCACCAATACTGCCATATCGGTGCCCACGCGTTTTCCGGCATGGGCACGGCGATCGGCAAGGACGTCCCGGCCTTCGTCACCGTGTTCGGTAGCCCGGCCGAAGCCCGCAGCATGAACTTCGAAGGCATGCGCCGCCGGGGTTTCAGCGATGAGGTGATCCACGTGCTGCGTCGTTGCTACAAGATCGTCTATCGCCAGGGCCTGACCGTCGAAGACGCGCTCAAGGAGCTGGACGAACTGGCCGCCAAGCACCCCGAGGTCGATCTGTTCCGTCAGTCGATCGTGAATTCTGCCCGCGGCATCACCCGCTGACATGGCCCGGCTTTGCGTAGCCTTGGTCGCAGGTGAGGCCAGCGGCGACATTCTCGGTTCAGGTTTGATGCGTGCCATCAAGGCACGCCACCCCGACGTACGGTTCATCGGCGTTGGCGGCCCGCTGATGGAAGCCGAAGGCCTGCAATCCTATTTCCCCATGGAGCGCCTGGCCGTCATGGGCCTGGTCGAAGTGCTGGGGCGCCTTCGCGAATTGCTCAAGCGCCGCAAGCTGCTGATCGAGACCCTGATCGGCGAACAGCCCGATGTGTTCATCGGCATCGATGCCCCCGACTTCACCCTCAACATCGAACTGAAACTGCGTCAGGCCGGGATCAAGACCGTGCACTACGTCAGCCCGTCGGTCTGGGCCTGGCGGCAGAAGCGGGTACTGAAGATTCGCGAAGGCTGCGACCTGATGCTGACGCTGTTGCCATTCGAGGCGCGCTTCTATGAAGAGCAGGGCGTGCCTGTGCGTTTTGTCGGTCACCCGTTGGCCGATACCATCCCGCTCGAAGCCGACCGCCCGGCGGCACGTGTCGCGCTGGGCCTGGGCGAAGGGCCGGTAGTTGCGTTGATGCCAGGCAGCCGGGGCGGCGAAGTAGGGCGCCTGGGGGCCCTGTTCCTGGATGCTGCCGAACGGCTCCGCCAGCAGGTCCCGGGTGTGCATTTCGTACTGCCGTGTGCCAATGCCGCGCGGCGCGCCCAGATCGAGCAGATGCTCGAAGGCCGCGACTTGCCGCTGACCCTGCTCGATGGCCAGTCGCACCAGGCCCTGGCGGCCTGTGACGCGGTGCTGATCGCCTCGGGTACCGCCACCCTCGAAGCGTTGCTGTACAAGCGGCCGATGGTTGTGGCTTATCGCCTGGCGCCGCTGACCTACTGGATCCTCAAGCGCCTGGTCAAGAGCCCCTACGTGTCATTGCCGAACCTGCTGGCCCAGCGCGTGCTGGTACCCGAGCTGCTGCAGGACGAGGCCACTAGCGAAGCCTTGGCCAATACCTTGGCGCCGCTGGTAGCCGATGGCAGCCAGCAGACCGAGCGTTTCGACGAAATTCACCGCACCTTGCGCCGTGACGCCTCCAACCAGGCGGCCGAGGCGATACTGGCCTTGCTCAAGGACCGCTGACATGCAAATTGGACTGGACTTCAACCTGGTCGAGGACCTGGTCGCCGGCGTCGACGAAGTGGGCCGTGGCCCGCTGTGCGGCGCGGTGGTGACCGCCGCGGTGATCCTCGACCCGGCGCGCCCGATCCTCGGCCTGAACGATTCGAAGAAACTCACCGAAGCCAGGCGTGAAGCGCTGTTCGACGAGATCTGCGAAAAGGCCCTGAGCTTCTGCATCGCCCGCGCCGAGGTCGAGGAAATCGACCGACTGAACATCCTGCATGCAACCATGCTGGCCATGCAGCGCGCCGTGGAAGGCTTGCACATTACACCGAAGCTGGCCCTGATCGACGGTAACCGCTGCCCGAAACTGGCCGTACCGGCGTCGCCGGTGGTCAAGGGTGATAGCCAGGTGCCGGCAATCGCGGCGGCGTCGATCCTGGCCAAGGTGACCCGTGACCGGGAGATGAGCGCATTCGAGCTGATCTACCCGGGTTATGGCATTGGCGGACACAAGGGCTACCCGACCCCGGTGCACCTCGAGGCGCTGGCACGCTTGGGGCCAACGCCCATTCATCGGCGTTCCTTTGCCCCGGTGCGGGCTGCGTGGGACGCGCTTGAAGGCGTCACCGACTCGCTGATCTGACTTCTGGGGCCGCTTTGCGGCCCTTCGCGGGCATGCCCGCTCCCACAGGTATGTCGCCGCTATACCCCTGTGGGAGAGGGCGCGCCCGCGAAGGGCTGTGAAGCAGCCCAAAAAACATGTCCATTTAAGCTACAATCCCGCCCTTGTCGTTCAGCACTGCTACAGGATCTTCCATGTCGGTTCCCTTCGTTCAC
This region includes:
- the rnhB gene encoding ribonuclease HII translates to MQIGLDFNLVEDLVAGVDEVGRGPLCGAVVTAAVILDPARPILGLNDSKKLTEARREALFDEICEKALSFCIARAEVEEIDRLNILHATMLAMQRAVEGLHITPKLALIDGNRCPKLAVPASPVVKGDSQVPAIAAASILAKVTRDREMSAFELIYPGYGIGGHKGYPTPVHLEALARLGPTPIHRRSFAPVRAAWDALEGVTDSLI
- the lpxB gene encoding lipid-A-disaccharide synthase; protein product: MARLCVALVAGEASGDILGSGLMRAIKARHPDVRFIGVGGPLMEAEGLQSYFPMERLAVMGLVEVLGRLRELLKRRKLLIETLIGEQPDVFIGIDAPDFTLNIELKLRQAGIKTVHYVSPSVWAWRQKRVLKIREGCDLMLTLLPFEARFYEEQGVPVRFVGHPLADTIPLEADRPAARVALGLGEGPVVALMPGSRGGEVGRLGALFLDAAERLRQQVPGVHFVLPCANAARRAQIEQMLEGRDLPLTLLDGQSHQALAACDAVLIASGTATLEALLYKRPMVVAYRLAPLTYWILKRLVKSPYVSLPNLLAQRVLVPELLQDEATSEALANTLAPLVADGSQQTERFDEIHRTLRRDASNQAAEAILALLKDR
- the lpxA gene encoding acyl-ACP--UDP-N-acetylglucosamine O-acyltransferase, with product MNSIDPRAIIDPSAKLADGVEVGPWSIVGPDVEIGEGTVIGPHVVLKGPTRIGRHNRIFQFSSIGEDTPDLKYKGEPTRLVIGDHNVIREGVTIHRGTVQDRAETTVGDHNLIMAYAHIGHDSVIGNHCILVNNTALAGHVHVGDWAILSGYTLVHQYCHIGAHAFSGMGTAIGKDVPAFVTVFGSPAEARSMNFEGMRRRGFSDEVIHVLRRCYKIVYRQGLTVEDALKELDELAAKHPEVDLFRQSIVNSARGITR